A genomic segment from Microbacterium sp. SORGH_AS_0428 encodes:
- a CDS encoding aspartate-semialdehyde dehydrogenase, with product MTRISESGLSVAVVGATGQVGTVMREILAERSFPIGELRLFSTARSAGTAVEFGGQTVIVEDVATADPAGIDIALFSAGATGSRAHAPRFAAAGAVVIDNSSAWRNDPEVPLVVSEVNPHAIDERPKGIIANPNCTTMAAMPVLKVLDAEAGLERLIVSTYQAVSGSGLAGAQELLGQVEGVLAQGDTLRLVHDGSAVDFPQPEKYIAPIAFDVIPFAGNLVDDGDNETDEEKKLRNESRKILELPELRVAGTCVRVPVFTGHSLSINVEFARDITPERARELLAAAPGVALEEVPTPLQAAGSDPSYVGRIRRDQSAPEGKGLVLFISNDNLRKGAALNAVQIAEIVAARLGVTA from the coding sequence ATGACCCGCATCTCCGAATCCGGACTCTCCGTCGCCGTCGTCGGCGCCACCGGTCAGGTCGGCACCGTCATGCGGGAGATTCTCGCGGAACGCTCCTTCCCGATCGGCGAGCTGCGCCTGTTCTCTACGGCGCGCTCGGCCGGCACCGCCGTCGAGTTCGGTGGTCAGACGGTCATCGTCGAGGACGTCGCCACGGCCGACCCCGCCGGCATCGACATCGCCCTCTTCTCCGCGGGCGCCACCGGCAGCCGTGCGCACGCGCCGCGGTTCGCCGCGGCTGGCGCCGTCGTCATCGACAACTCGAGCGCCTGGCGCAACGACCCCGAGGTCCCGCTCGTGGTCAGCGAGGTCAACCCGCACGCGATCGACGAGCGCCCCAAGGGCATCATCGCCAACCCGAACTGCACCACGATGGCCGCCATGCCCGTGCTGAAGGTCCTCGACGCCGAGGCAGGCCTCGAGCGGCTCATCGTCAGCACGTATCAGGCCGTGTCCGGGTCGGGGCTGGCCGGCGCCCAGGAGCTGCTCGGACAGGTCGAGGGCGTCCTCGCCCAGGGCGACACCCTGCGTCTCGTGCACGACGGGTCGGCGGTCGACTTCCCGCAGCCGGAGAAGTACATCGCGCCCATCGCGTTCGACGTGATCCCTTTCGCCGGCAACCTGGTCGACGACGGTGACAACGAGACCGACGAGGAGAAGAAGCTCCGCAACGAGAGCCGCAAGATCCTAGAGCTGCCCGAGCTGCGGGTCGCGGGCACCTGCGTGCGCGTCCCCGTCTTCACGGGGCACTCGTTGTCGATCAACGTCGAGTTCGCTCGTGACATCACCCCCGAGCGTGCCCGCGAGCTGCTCGCCGCAGCCCCCGGCGTCGCGCTGGAGGAGGTCCCCACGCCGCTGCAGGCCGCAGGCAGCGACCCCAGCTACGTCGGTCGTATCCGGCGCGACCAGTCGGCGCCCGAGGGCAAGGGTCTCGTGCTGTTCATCAGCAACGACAACCTCCGCAAGGGTGCCGCGCTCAACGCGGTGCAGATCGCCGAGATCGTCGCCGCCCGCCTGGGCGTCACCGCCTGA